gCAATAATTACAATTATAATTGTTCACAGAAATAATAACtacattttaaaaagaacCAATAAAAAAAGCAACAacatttaattatttttcaaatgtaagatatatatatatatatttaaaaagctATGAATGTTTTACAAATTATGTAGTTGAAATtctttgttttatttatttatttttttttttttaattttcttcaaAATTATTTCAAACTGTTAATTCCACagttttcataaaattattcaCAAAacttggaaaaaaaaaaaaagttaataaaatGTTACTATTTTGTATaagaacaaaaattaaaaaagaaaaattgaaattgtaaaaatattttattatttttattttttataatatttcaaataatgttcctataattttttttctttattcctttattaaatatatgagtatataaaaaaaaaaaaaaaattttttttaaatttaactttttaatattaaaagaatttgCATGAAgctaataaataaaaaaaaatatatatataattttaaatctttgtaatttaaaaaaaaataatgttattttttttaaatcagaAATATTCTTGGTTTgataattttatgaaaaataacataacttctaaataaataaaataatttaataattcatgtaacttattaaaatatttcttttaaatattttaatttaataagagtgataataatttaaagtttagaaataaaaaaaaaaagaattttatttcttgtaatactgatatatttttaaattttaaagttCTTTTGTTTGAagttttaaaatatcatataaattgtgataaaaatttgtataaagatgttaatataattataaaacaaaattgtCTAAATataagatattaaaaaaaaatgtttataaaaaaaattagtatatACAAAAATTCTATATTTACAATGCTGGCAAGTGGTACAGTAGGATGGAGtttgaataaattatatagaaaaaatgagTTAAATATGTATGGTATaagaaatgataataatataataatagttAGACAAGTAAATATTTATGATAATAAGGAcaatgataataaattaaatattcaaaatGAAAGTGAGTTACTAAATTTTGTAGAAAATTTCAATAATATCAACAAAAAATACAAAGGATTTTGTGAAACTagcatttttaaaaattcttccttttctaatattaagaatgaaaataatgataaaagttttaatacatatttaattatagaTAAAtggaaaacaaaaaatgattttgaaaattctaaagaagaatttaaaaaattatttctacAAAAAAATGATCAATAcaatgaaaaaatgaaagataTTTATTTCAAATTTGAAGTTTACAATAATAAGTATGAAGCAGCATCAGCAAAAAATTTacttcaaaaaatattttattttatttttgagtaggtatttttatcttttaaatttaaacataaatataaaaacaatcTTAttctgtttttttattttttttaattttacattattttaaCTATTGCATTTTCATTGTATGattaacaaaatatttttttttttttttgtgaatatgttatttttaatattttaaagaaagcCATAACTTTTAAagcaaaatatttatatatttaaaaaaaattgagaaaatttttaagttTGTAATATTTTGAAGATATggaaagcaaaaaaaaaaaaaaaaaagaatatgaagGCATTAAAGAGAAAAGATTatcttaataatatatatatatgaaacgcaattaaaaaataatttaataaattttaactttatatcaaaaaaaattaagaactTCAagatttttcaaaaattaaaattaaatatatataaaagacaCAAACACATATTCTTATGCTTTAAAAAACTAACATAAGGaagaataaaagaaaaaataacataaataaataataatttttgacaataaattatttatatacaagaaaatattatgtaCATTTTACTGTTCATTTgattattttatatgttagtttttttttatgaagaCTGAAAATATTTTGCAATTGCTTTGTCAGATAAAAAACAAGTGTTtactaaattattatttttatcatctaATTTAAATCTTAAAAACGCATATGGGATTAAATTGTAGTCagacaattttttttgagGATCAAATTTGCATATCCCTGGAGTTTCATATATGTACCACTCTCTTGAAGAAATTGAATCGtttaaaaacttaaaaaataaaaataaaataaataaataattaattaattacatatatatatatatatattgtgtatatattaaatatacttttattcagcttttattttatttcattttttttttttttaatacctCTTTTATACATTCATTtacttcttttattaatgttCCTGAAGAAAAGGACATTtctaatacataaaaatcaggaaataatatttttaaaacagTTTTAACATAAACTTTTCTATTAGAAATTTTCTGTAATTCTAATTTAGTTTTTGATTGAAAGGTTTGCTccttatataaatttttaatatttgatATAAGGTGAGAATAATCTTCCTTACTTTCATCTTTATCCGTATCAGAGGATTCAAaatttatgttattatttttatgttcatTCACATTTTGTTGatataagtatatttttGGATTCAATTCAATTGATtgattcattaatttttcaactttttctttttttttttttaaaatttcatctATTTCATTATCtgcttttaatttatttttttttaaagtgtCTATACATACAATGCTAGATTTAAAAGGGTCAAAATTTGTTTGGAGATTAGTATTGATTTTTATTGAATCTTTagctaaattttttaaattatcataaatacataataataaaaaagtatcaACTTTTTCCATAACAAAATAAGAAGCCTTTTGAACAAAGCCAAtagaaaatagaaaatttttagCTTCATcatatttcaaaattttatttttcataatatcaTTAGTTGATTTTAAAATTCttgtttttaatatatttggatttattaatatatttttaacaatTTTACACAATAATggaattataattttaaaatcatttacttcaattttttttaaattttcggTTTCGTTAACGCTATTaattgttttcattttttcacCCTTTGAATAACAACAGGTTTCACTATTGGTACTATCATgtgataaataaaaaatgtctTCTTTTTGAATATCTTTAATATTCTTACTAATCAATTGCTCAtacttttctttattaaatttgattacagaattttttaataatcttttattttctaaatttgtTATTTCAGCATTtcttaattcattatttttatttttttcatcctTACTTagattacatatatatttttttatttctgaaTGCTTATTAATTAAACTATTAAAATTTCTCATGTTATAACTGTTTATATCaatagtatttttttcattatcatcaattttattctttttaatttttttattcaaattaaaattgTTTGTTTTCTCTTCTTCACATATTTCCATTGATccttttttacatttatatttatttgtgCAATTTAAACCATTTAACTCATTATTTTtagtattattttctttttcttttatagtTAATTCCTTTTTAATTTCGTCTAATAATCTTATGGGTAAGTTTAATTTATTCCATTCATCTtcacttaaattttttaaactatCTAATGAATCAAGCCAGTTATCATCcactatttttttaataaaaggttTTAACTGTTCTgaacttttattaatttttttacctACGTTTAGCAAAAATGTTACtacttcattttcttcatccattttacttttttctttttcaattgaattaaaaaataaatttattaaacaaatatatatatatgttactagataaattcaaaataatttttttctatatcatcTATTTGGTTTTCTCAATTATAGAAAAAGCTaaagtaataaatatatttttttaaaatatgtataaatataaaaaaaaagaaaacattatttttttctaagttgtctatttttattcaattaaactaaaaattataagttacatatatatttataagtgtgctaataaatcaatagaagtattttctatttttgttcagcatttttttttttatttatattaaaaaatagttctatataagaaaatttttccttttttatttttttatttttattttgtttttaattgtttttcttaaattatcattttttttttttttttttgctccTAGTTTTATATCTTGTATTGAATATAAATTCataatttcctttttattttatcctGTATAATAACTTTCTatgtttattatatattttttaattacacaaatatttttgaatgaatttatgtaaatatatttaaatatataactaaaaaaaGAGTTTTCATAAAAACGTTGTAGTTACgttttaataagttttttgcttttttaaagaatttttataaaaatataaaatctttactaatatatatataaaatggaGAAAAGagtatcattttctttatagaaaaatgttattaatttctttataaaacaaattttagaaattaataattcattccttaaaaaaaaaaaaaatatatttttattttaaaagaaatatttttcataaaaaaattataatcttccttttcattaatttttaattactttagaaatttctcatttttttaaaaattatagcTATAAAATTTTGGGAAattttccaaaaaaaaaaaaaatccatATTCacgaaataaaatttttttttttcaacactatattatattattagcaatgttaaaatttttttttttaatttatactCACATAAGTTTCTCATGAACTGTtttgtaatatataaatatatatttataaaaaatataaagttaatATTTCAAGAAAATTCTTTTTACGTTGatatttaagtttttttgttaataatcATATGAAATTACTAAAAATGACactaaataaataaaagaatgaTCAAAAAGAATAAACTGGAAATCATttatagaattaaaaaaaaaaaataataaataatcgttaaaaaaaataaggtaaaaatgaaaaaaaaaaaattaaaagttagaaataatcttaaaaataaaattaaaaaataaaggaatatgaaataaaaaaaaataataaaactattaaaaatttattcaatttcaatttttttcttttccgtAACTTCTTTTTTTGCTATTCCAATTTTTAAAACCCCATCTTTAAATGTAGCTTTTATGTTATCTTCACAGGCATTTTCTGGTAATGGAAATGCTCTATAAAAAGAAGATTGTGTTCTTTCTCTTACATAATACCTATGctcttcatcttttttttcatctgtCTTTTGACAACCTCCACTGATTTCTAAACGTCCATTACATAAATTAATTTGTAcatcttctttatttaaacCTGGTACAtccatttttatttcaatttctttttctttgtCTATAACGTCCATTGGTGGTACACTTTTATATCctctaaaaaaattatgaggTTTAGGAAAGAATAATTCATTATTCCTATCTTTTCTAAAATCATAATCTAGTAAAGATCTTCTTCCAGGAAAATATTTAGGAAAATAATCATTAAAATAATGTCCTCTAAATGAATTCATCATCCTATTCATATCCTGATGATATTGAtctattttattcatttgaTCATACAtactttcaaaaaaattatcaatcATTCCAAAATTTTCCAAGGTGCGGTCATCCTTACGTAATTCTGGTTTTATTATCTCATCAATCaccattttatataaatgtaattaaaataaaaaaaattatttttagaaaatagaagaaaaaaatatatatatactaaaaagaaaatatataaagagaTATACAAATGATATTCAGGTAATatctttataaattattatgttAATAATGccttttaataaaatcacAGAAAAATtggtaaaaaataaaaataaaaataatttatgtataactaagttaATAGAAAGTACAGTTTTAATTTGcagtattttattaaataaaaataacttaaGAATTAATTCTGAAATtaactaaaaaattttaaaattaaatattattgaaattttttatttttaagtatCATGCATgctgtaaaaaaaaaaaaaaaaatttttaaaatgaattttattgctctttatatttcatattaaattatttttttttttttttttaaatatacaactttatattatttttggtTTACTTATATagtatcttttttaattttctatatttatttacttttttttataattccttattatatattttctttatatttataaaatattatcctatattttatctttttttttattaaattggtatatatttttataaaaatttgatttaggcagaatatattttaatttattcttttaaaattttttttttctttccaCATATTAATTGtattattatactttttttaattttgtatctatatttcattattttttttccttcattaaaaatgaaagaatTCATTGAAATAAAAGTGTGAGAATAGTAATACCTagattttgtatttttccataaagaatttaataagtttaaaaaaaatatacatctaaaataagaatattattctaaaaataaatatctacatttataaatactattaaatttttatatattcaaaaaaataaaattttatttaataccATCAATATCATatagaatataaatatttaataaatatatgaagtttcaaaaaagaaaaaaaaaaaatctttttatgcttatatttaaatataaggaataatttttatgttcctattatttttcttgttcttttaaattttgttagtttattatatgttattttattctataaataaatatgaaataatatatattaaaaaattttagtcTATTGTAAATTTATACATGTGGAATATTtaattagaatttttttttcgaaAATTTATTACTGATTAAAATATCAGAATAAGTAATATTAATacttttttgtaaataagttttatttttttaaaattacgaTTACTcttcaaatgaaaaaatttttataaaacttcaatttaagatatatacatatttattaaaagaaaaattatcttATGTTTTCAAAAAGTTAAGCACATCTCtgccaaaaaaaaaaaaaaaaaagaatttaaaaacataatatatataattttttttttttataaactttgtttaatatattattcattataaaagtgtaaaaatctaaaaaaaaaaaaagaaaaaaaaacttttgtCATTTAAATGAAGATCAAAGAAAATTGTAGGTACTAATATAtcctttcattttttaaaatgatgcgattaatcttttttcatttaataatatgaataaaattgaaatatatatacaatgtGCAATATTACtactaaatatatttttaattgaaagtaaaaaaatatatataaataaaagaaaacaaatttcttttataaaaaacgGTCACTCAATATATCAAAATGATGTTCTAATCAAAATATGTAGATgcacaaaaaaatttaagcaTTCTTTCTATAATGTTAAAAAGAAAGACaatgttttaaatttatcaaagaatgaaaattttattaatgatGATTTAGTTGGCAATTTcaataaattattagaatgtttaatgaataaaaaaaatgaatacatTAGTGTAAAAAACGATTTTACtataaatgatttaattaattatttcgAGAATAACTTATCATTACATAATATAAAGTTTATCCatgaaaatagaaataattatggatatttaaacaataaaataaaagattttataattgaaaataaattagaagTTAATAAAAATCTTGAGTTATActtaaataaagataataatatggaaaataatagtacatataatgaaaaaatgacTAGTGGAGATAATCAGATTCTATGTATGAGagcaaagaaaaaaattaggaAATCAGAAATTATATGTAGCATACCTAGttcatatataattaattttgataatataataaatcaaattaaGAAATATGTTGATTATTTTACCGATTCATATAatgtaaattatataaaacatatatttaaaaataagttaGAGGATCAAATAAGTGAATTAGACTCTTtaacaattttaaaatatgatatTTATCAAAAGCATACGAATTTCCtaacttttattaaatcaccgaatatttatttaaaatattgggatataaaattaacatTAATAATTGCATACATCTATTTTATTTccaaatatataaacattCTACTTTATgcttataattttaataataccgtttttcatttattgaATAATATTTGTAGAAAAAATTCCAACAATAGCAGTAAGACtgcaaaaaattttttaaataataattttccaAATGACATCAAGAAAAAAcataatgataaaaagaaCACTTATTTTGATAATACATTAGAAAATATATGCTACTCTTCCTTAAATTGTATAAATGAAGTAAATTGCATACTAAAGAAGAATGTTGAacatgaattaaaaaatcataaacattttttcttctataaaaattatgatttttatattaattatattgtACACAAAAAAGAGTTAAGTCATTTACCATTACATTTCTCTGattcatcattttttctttttaataacgctaatataaaaaatatcatatattttagaAGACAAATGATTCATGAAAttgtaaatttatataaaaatgatgaaaatgataataattttttttttattgacaaaaatattatacataaatttttatttactaataataaatattaccaggaaattgaaaatttaaaaaatactaacatctttaaaaatgatttaagtgttcctttttcaaaaataaaaaataataccaGTGTAGATGTAAACAAACtatatcattttattttattgaatGATAAACATTCAGATATTTATAGacataatatgaataattatcagaaaaataatataaataatgaaaagtGGATAAActgtaattttaataaagagGCAATTCATTTAGATAATAACGATAAATGTCTAAATAAGAATTTAGAATATTTTCTTAATTCTTCtgtttttaattcttctatATTAGAATCATTtgaagaattttttaattataaatttttaatgcatgtatattcatatatatgcTCTCATgctataaaaatgaaaaataacataattttttataatgaagaaaaggaaaaaaaaagtgaaaacaactactatattttaaaagataatattttaaatagtaatataaaaatgaaacaaaaTGACAAAGTTTTGGAacaaatacatataaaagaATGTTCTAAATATGACTTTAATGAATatgaaaagaaagaaaaagaggGAGAAAATAAATTCATGTGCCTAATTCCATTAATAGACGTTTGTAATCATAGCAATTTTTATGCTAATTCTATCATAAAAAAGgatatgaaaaaaagaaaaagttctTTTTATTCTTCTGAAGATATCaaatatgatataaataaaatggaaTTTTCTGATTGTAATATacaagataaaaaaaatgagcaTTTgattaaacaaaataaagttaataaaattgaaaatgaGAATGAGAATGAGAATGAAACTGTTAATATAAGCGAAGCATATAAGACTAAAGGAAATATGAAAAACAATTTAACTAATTCAATAATTGAAGATATAGAAAACGTTCACTTAATCAGTACAAAAGATATAGATATAGATGAAGAAATTACTATTAGCTATGGAAATTTAAGTAATGATCTTTTACTATTAGAATATGGatttattgataaaaaaagtttGAAAGTTTACTTTAAATTtgatgtaaaaataataagagaGATCATTTTACAAATATTGGGTTTTGATAAATTGCCTCTAATGATGTTAGAAAGTTTAGAAGCAGTTAAACTAAATTTATTTAGAAAACTTAATGTTATATCTGATGGAGGGAGTGTTTATGAAAGATTTGATACTACTAATATGGAAAATGCCAAAATTACAAGAAAAAAGAGTGAAATACTAAATGATTacttaagaaaaaataaatattttaatgaatataacatatttaaaatgaaaGATCGTATtaacaaatttttaattgacGAAAAAATCCAATTTGCtgataagaaaaattatctaTATATAGGTGGTGAATCTATTGTTGATCCTATTTTGTTAGCTACtataagaataataatttatgatGATATTAATCATCtttctaaaataaatataaatgatttattaaaatggGAAAATTACTTATCAATATATTCTGAAATGATTGTACTCcaagttttaataaaattgtgTGATGAAATTATTTATCAACACTTTTATGATATTAATTatgaagaaatattaaaagaaggaagtataaaatattccaatttaaagtttttacaaaataaatttttacaattaaatttatttaactCTGATAAATCTATAAAtgtttttcaaaataataattttaatattgttatacataatattatgaaattaaaagaattacaAAATGCAAAACTTAAGCTTACTGAAAGAtttaatcaaataaaaaatctcttaaaaaaataaatatatataataaatgaataattaatttttactatatataaatatatatttttttaatatattttatttatttattaatttttttttttttttttttttttctctttctttttttatatttttatttttattctcatttctatttattttattggtAGATAACATGtgttttattacttttttctgttttattattattattattctcttctattttatttcGATAAATTAAACTTcgtttatttaaaaaaataaaaagattttCCTAAAATATGATTAACGATATAATTTTGATTGAcaaagaaaaagtaaaaactccaagtgaagaaaaaaatattgaaaaaaatatcgAAATTAAATTAAGAATATATGGATGCCAATTAATACAAGAAGCGGGAATTATTTTGAGACTTAAACCTGTAACTATTGCAACTAGTCAGGTTTTGTTTCAtcgtttttattttaaaaagtcaTTTACTGATTTTGATGTGAAAGTAAAACTCCATATACATCTATAATATTATCTAGTTTTATATAAGAcgtttttcatatttaataatttaatttcaattttttatatttatgtagaTTATCGCTCCCTCatcattatatttatcttGTAAATTAGAAGAAGACTTTTGCcgtatttataaaataattaataccttttattttttatataaatatgaagaTTTAAAAAGTAAACATTACTATTTTGAtgtgaaaaatataaaaatagaacaTTTTAAAATTGACATTGAATCACAAGTAATAAATAaggaatattaaaaatatatacatatgctttttattttattttattcttttttaatttttcttaaaacaAACTATtaggaatataaaaatatgaaagtagatatttatacatatgaACTtcttatattaaaagaaattggATTTCTAGTTTACAAAATCAATCAACATCctcatttatttcttttaccTTATATACATTCTCTATTtagtaatttaaataaatttgataAGGACTTAACTAAAAAATTAGCACAAGTTTCTTGGGGATTTCTAAATGATAGGttaataagaattttttttttttttttatattttatatctcttgtattttttataaatttattttaattctttttcttttttcgtaaatttttaaaaaaatattcattttcattctttttttattccttCTTTAGTATGAGAACTACACTTTGTTGTGAGTATCAGCCACGTTGTATAGCAGTTGCTAGTATTTTCTTAGCTgcttataatttaaatattcctTTAATTAAAGTATTAACACCATCATATTGTAAACATATTAAATTTacttatttctttatttttttttttttatatatttttctctttttaggAAACAAAATGGTTTAAACTATTTGATGTAGATTACAATgatataaaacaaatatgTATCAAAATTTTACAGCTTTATAAAATAggtatataaaatttatattaatttttaccattactttatattattttccttttatttttattcacaTTTTTAATAGGACGTTGTGAATATATAGATGttctagttaaaaaaaaataggtaTTAAATAACTCATTTAAATTGAAAGCAAGAATAGACTATTACATATTTCTAATTTAATAGAAGAAAAgtgtgtatattttttttttttttttttgtgaatattctaaaaaattatattgactcattttttttttatatacttttttaaattattttgaaatatattttttttttgtattcatTCAAAAACATGTTAATTTTCTACaattttccttttaaatGCTATAATAATTGAAATGACTTgctaaaataattataaaaattatttgaaatgGCACTGAATGAGTAACAAATATGTATGCtcaatagaaaaaaaaaaatatgtgaaatattaaaaatgtttaaggattaaaaaataatgaaatatatataaaaaaaaaaaaaaaagagaattttgtcagaatatattttatttcatctgTAACTCACGCTCAACTGAGCTAAGTGTTGAGTTCAATTTTATTCTCAGGACTCGTGAGTTaatcatatttttcatttcatcATATATtattccctttttttttttattttttattttataatattgaaAATCAACTTAATCTTCATTATGATTTCATATACATACATaattacaaaattataaGGTATATAAACttcttatataaatatcCTTAATAGGATTCGATCCCATGTATATTTCTCTAATATAAAACGACACCAAAATTACTTTACAATTGGATTAATATTAACTCCATTttcttttgaaaaataaatattatatatatattttttttctttttttttttattttcctttcatacatatgtaaattatttatatttaataactAAATGCATGTTATAATactttaaagaaaaataaaaatgtattaatacaaaaaaaatataaagaaaaaataaaatacatttatttaaataaactaagatgttaatataaaaaaaaaaaaattttttttttttaaaaaaaatttacttttttttgtttaatcttataaaaatacaaaaaagtattatatatatatatatatataaagtttgTATATTGATATAAGTTAAAACCTTGAGTATGATACCTTGTTTGTAACATTGCAGGGTATCAATCTTTTTTGGTAACtcaatttaaaatttagGTCGGCAAGGATCCAAGGTTCGAACTAATGCAGTTTGGGAACTGTAGCAATTGGTTCTATTTCCCTAACCGAGAACCCGAGCCCCcctattaaatattttaaaatcaaaaatcatttttatttattaataacaatatatatattcttactAAAATGTAATGCATGACAAATAATTtacaattattaaattatacttGATTTattcaattaaataaaaattaatattatttaaataaaaaaattaatttaaaagtctatataaaaattttgtatcACTAAATAAATTGTTTGCTGATATGATATCACTAAAATATAGTGATTaatacaagaaaaaaaaaaatatatatgtaaccAA
The sequence above is drawn from the Plasmodium relictum strain SGS1 genome assembly, chromosome: 14 genome and encodes:
- a CDS encoding small heat shock protein, putative, which codes for MVIDEIIKPELRKDDRTLENFGMIDNFFESMYDQMNKIDQYHQDMNRMMNSFRGHYFNDYFPKYFPGRRSLLDYDFRKDRNNELFFPKPHNFFRGYKSVPPMDVIDKEKEIEIKMDVPGLNKEDVQINLCNGRLEISGGCQKTDEKKDEEHRYYVRERTQSSFYRAFPLPENACEDNIKATFKDGVLKIGIAKKEVTEKKKIEIE
- the CYC4 gene encoding cyclin, putative; protein product: MINDIILIDKEKVKTPSEEKNIEKNIEIKLRIYGCQLIQEAGIILRLKPVTIATSQVLFHRFYFKKSFTDFDVKIIAPSSLYLSCKLEEDFCRIYKIINTFYFLYKYEDLKSKHYYFDVKNIKIEHFKIDIESQEYKNMKVDIYTYELLILKEIGFLVYKINQHPHLFLLPYIHSLFSNLNKFDKDLTKKLAQVSWGFLNDSMRTTLCCEYQPRCIAVASIFLAAYNLNIPLIKETKWFKLFDVDYNDIKQICIKILQLYKIGRCEYIDVLVKKK